Proteins from one Nicotiana tabacum cultivar K326 chromosome 23, ASM71507v2, whole genome shotgun sequence genomic window:
- the LOC107823839 gene encoding putative UPF0481 protein At3g02645, translating to MYTRAGNQFIFYFKKEGFRLSLHNKKKIRIPLIILLSPSRPNSGQRMQEEQRGNFKKIIELIRRMAHHIEITRMDHQIPLLHQTSVNEATENEIEEGRKVDYLIDIEETNGQDQSRLQTIKSAKQIYDENFKDFNNSSIKSTTIFKVSAGLSESNPNSYKPMLISIGPYHKHNTELRSIEKYKLMYLQRFFRRKEGIDVESCIREIEELKDEARKCYDDIHDFYSDNIGEFLLMLLVDGCFVVEYIRECCGIIPTGEDIIIRGGCIDNQVRRDLLLLENQLPFFILAKLHDMTMEVDQTSFIIMVKCTFLPCLPKITPASFVETEGNAKNIKHLLQLVHMSCHPSEMKTSLTRNNPSIEIERCGKSLCGNLLQIIKSKEIAIDSNHLIWHDIMPNATELCEAGVNFAKVGTVYTCLEEDNLEDSTSLFDITFENGLMKIPCFHVVDDTETILRNLIAYE from the exons ATGTATACCCGAGCAGgaaatcaatttattttttattttaaaaaagaaggCTTTCGATTGTCTCTACACAATAAAAAGAAAATTCGCATTCCCCTTATAATTCTGCTTTCCCCTTCTCGTCCTAATTCAGGACAACGCATGCAAGAGGAACAAAGAGGCAA TTTCAAGAAAATTATCGAATTAATTAGAAGAATGGCACATCATATTGAGATTACCCGAATGGATCATCAAATTCCACTTCTTCATCAAACTTCTGTAAATGAAGCTACAGAGAATGAG ATAGAAGAAGGGAGGAAAGTGGATTATTTAATCGACATAGAGGAAACAAATGGTCAAGATCAATCAAGGTTGCAAACAATTAAATCTGCAAAGCAAATATATGATGAAAATTTTAAGGATTTCAACAATTCGTCTATCAAATCAACTACCATATTCAAAGTAAGTGCAGGGCTAAGTGAATCAAATCCAAATTCTTATAAGCCAATGTTGATCTCCATTGGCCCTTACCATAAACACAATACTGAACTTCGGTCGATTGAAAAGTACAAACTGATGTACCTACAACGGTTTTTCCGAAGGAAAGAAGGGATTGATGTGGAAAGTTGCATCAGAGAAATAGAAGAATTGAAGGATGAAGCGCGTAAGTGTTATGATGATATACATGACTTTTATAGTGACAATATTGGTGAATTTTTGCTGATGTTATTGGTTGATGGTTGTTTTGTGGTTGAGTATATTCGAGAGTGTTGTGGAATAATTCCAACAGGAGAAGACATAATTATCAGAGGAGGTTGCATAGATAATCAAGTACGTCGAGATTTGTTGTTACTAGAAAACCAACTTCCTTTCTTTATCCTCGCCAAACTTCATGACATGACAATGGAAGTTGATCAAACATCATTCATAATAATGGTGAAGTGTACCTTTCTTCCTTGCTTACCAAAGATTACTCCTGCATCCTTTGTTGAGACTGAAGGTAATGCCAAAAATATCAAACATTTACTTCAATTAGTACACATGTCATGCCACCCTTCAGAGATGAAAACTAGCTTAACTCGGAATAATCCTAGCATTGAAATCGAACGTTGTGGGAAAAGCTTATGCGGGAATCTGTTACAAATAATTAAGTCAAAAGAAATAGCAATAGATAGTAACCACTTAATATGGCATGACATTATGCCAAATGCAACAGAGCTTTGTGAAGCTGGAGTTAATTTTGCAAAGGTGGGAACTGTCTATACTTGTTTGGAGGAAGACAACCTTGAAGATAGCACAAGTTTATTTGACATTACATTCGAGAATGGATTGATGAAAATTCCTTGTTTTCACGTCGTTGATGATACTGAGACTATCTTGAGAAATCTCATAGCTTACGAGTAA